A section of the Clostridia bacterium genome encodes:
- a CDS encoding small basic family protein, whose translation MWFFIPIIGLIIGAFLGSSISLQLPPIFIKYMSIAVLASLDSVFGGIRAILEDTFDGMILLTGFFTNALLAALLSYLGDRLGVDLYYAAVFAFGVRIFQNLASIRHHALTHYYRKKENKRSVEHE comes from the coding sequence ATGTGGTTTTTCATTCCCATAATTGGCTTAATTATCGGTGCTTTTTTAGGCTCAAGTATTTCCCTACAATTACCACCTATCTTTATTAAATATATGTCAATTGCCGTTTTAGCCTCTTTAGACTCTGTCTTTGGAGGTATTAGGGCTATCCTTGAAGATACCTTTGATGGCATGATTCTTTTAACCGGTTTTTTTACTAATGCACTTTTAGCCGCCTTATTATCTTATTTGGGAGATCGTTTAGGTGTAGATCTCTATTATGCTGCTGTTTTTGCCTTCGGTGTCCGTATTTTTCAAAATTTGGCCTCTATCAGACATCATGCTTTAACCCATTATTACCGGAAAAAAGAAAATAAACGGAGTGTTGAGCATGAATAA
- a CDS encoding DUF881 domain-containing protein translates to MNKTYWQIPITIVLLFLGIMLSLQFQAQTRIASDLTYQRSETLIAMVRGLSEKRQKLALEIIDLSNQLRAQMESSRDEKKLLESISSEMEKLRIINGTTPLQGPGIIITIEEDMPIIYTDLLNISNELWNAGAEAISINEYRLTNHSTISVAEDTQGKDGYHIFMTVNHKQLTYPITIKAIGDPHNLEKGLTLPGGIMDNLALFNAYPQIEKADSLEIPPIKKPTVYYFLNEYRPEEKITEQT, encoded by the coding sequence ATGAATAAAACTTATTGGCAAATTCCCATCACCATTGTTTTACTTTTTCTCGGAATTATGCTTTCTTTACAATTTCAAGCCCAGACCCGCATCGCTAGTGATCTCACTTATCAAAGAAGTGAAACCTTAATTGCCATGGTTCGCGGACTTTCCGAAAAAAGACAAAAACTAGCTTTAGAAATTATTGATCTTAGTAATCAACTTAGAGCACAAATGGAAAGCAGCCGTGACGAAAAAAAACTGCTAGAAAGCATCTCTTCGGAAATGGAAAAGCTGCGTATTATTAATGGCACTACCCCCCTACAAGGTCCCGGAATTATTATTACCATTGAAGAAGATATGCCCATTATTTATACCGATCTTTTAAATATTAGCAATGAACTTTGGAATGCAGGTGCAGAAGCCATTTCTATTAATGAATACCGACTTACTAATCACAGCACCATTTCCGTAGCCGAAGACACCCAAGGTAAAGATGGCTACCATATTTTTATGACTGTTAACCACAAACAACTAACATATCCTATCACCATTAAGGCTATTGGTGATCCCCACAATTTAGAAAAAGGACTGACCTTACCCGGAGGGATTATGGATAATTTAGCCCTTTTCAATGCCTATCCTCAAATAGAAAAAGCAGACAGCTTAGAAATTCCCCCTATCAAAAAACCAACCGTCTACTATTTTTTAAATGAATATCGTCCCGAAGAAAAAATAACTGAACAAACTTAA